A region of Channa argus isolate prfri chromosome 8, Channa argus male v1.0, whole genome shotgun sequence DNA encodes the following proteins:
- the alkal1 gene encoding ALK and LTK ligand 1 isoform X2: protein MQVERKWHILLTIFFLLITSGQCMDTKEVNQKERRTLLDLILQVIRDSQRRETPVSRRCNSGLFTSAQDMKFSSCEKPLYVPRLDNSRPVEIVPRDVNMKGKFIQHFTGPVKFSSECRTHFHRLYHNTRDCSRPAYYKRCARLLTRLAMSPLCMQS from the exons ATGCAGGTGGAGAGGAAATGGCACATATTATTGACTATCTTCTTTCTGCTCATCACCTCGGGCCAGTGCATGGACACCAAGGAAGTCAaccagaaagaaagaaggaccTTGTTGGATCTTATCTTACAGGTTATCAGAGACAGCCAGCGACGGGAAACACCCGTGTCCAGGCGCTGTAACAGTGGCCTCTTCACTTCAGCCCAAGACATGAAGTTCTCCTCCTGTGAAAAGCCTTTGTATGTTCCTAGGCTGGATAACAGTAGACCCGTAG AAATTGTTCCTAGAGATGTAAACATGAAAGGCAAATTCATTCAGCATTTCACAG GACCAGTCAAGTTCTCTTCGGAGTGCAGAACACACTTTCACAGACTTTATCACAACACAAGGGATTGTTCAAGACCAGCAT attacAAAAGATGTGCGAGATTGCTAACACGGTTAGCAATGAGTCCACTCTGCATGCAATCGTAG
- the mindy4 gene encoding probable ubiquitin carboxyl-terminal hydrolase MINDY-4 isoform X2, which yields MAASVEEVSSSVVREYLSRKGLKKTIACMDEEHPRTEASINNRSRLRQILKIEGLYRKNKAQNSPLKTLLEIIVKYHIEDLKDDRIACPDSDCLYFHQTISSTAHSLAVTSTIMNDIKPNESAMPLVNYKHGKLRVRTWPTVAELSMNEMVLDDIDDDDDQQQDLHKVSIQRTVAEHSYIGCPMDQNTAMELKTVLLGSSLNCFSVEWRNQGFTFSETHDLRYGIVQKKGGPCGILASLQAFVLKKLLFENTESSNTGLQRLRPSNITRRKYLVLAAAEILWRAGEEKQATVVISSGRNHFTPTGHYKSEGLLEKITYFTVDSIKDLQLLLEQHIEQFETGVFGCILLTISAILSRSIEKVREDMDVPTTTLIGAHGYCTQELVNLLLCGRAVSNVFDNDMELDSGNGNITLLKGIKGHCDIGFLSLFEHYNICKVGAYLKTPRYPIWVVCSESHFSVLFGLQRELLTSQDKNQEFDLYYYDGLANQQEEIRLTVSFGNSAVVWKDDDTDLIAPLEHCIRTRWNDALVNWNDTEPIL from the exons ATGGCCGCTTCGGTTGAAGAGGTGTCTTCGTCTGTTGTACGGGAATATCTAAGTCGGAAG GGACTCAAGAAGACGATTGCTTGTATGGACGAAGAGCATCCACGCACCGAGGCCAGTATCAACAACAGATCCCGGCTGAGGCAGATTCTTAAAATAGAGGGGCTTTATAGAAAGAATAAG GCTCAGAACTCACCCCTGAAGACATTACTAGAGATCATTGTAAAGTATCACATAGAGGACTTGAAGGATGACCGGATCGCGTGCCCTGATAGTGATTGTCTCTATTTCCATCAAACTATCAGCTCCACTGCTCATTCTCTGGCAGTAACATCAACAATTATGAATGACATAAAGCCAAATGAAAGCGCAATGCCTTTGGTTAATTACAAACACGGCAAACTAAG AGTAAGGACTTGGCCCACTGTAGCTGAGTTGAGCATGAACGAAATGGTTTTAG ATGATattgacgatgatgatgatcagCAGCAAGATCTCCACAAAGTCTCCATTCAGAGAACCGTTGCAGAGCATAGTTATATAGGCTGCCCGATGGACCAGAACACTGCCATG gaATTGAAAACGGTCCTTCTTGGTTCCAGCCTGAATTGTTTCAGTGTTGAGTGGAGGAATCAGGGTTTCACATTCTCAGAAACACATGACCTGAGATATGGAATTGTGCAGAAAAAG GGTGGTCCTTGTGGGATTCTGGCATCCCTTCAAGCCTTTGTTCTAAAGAAACTTCTgtttgaaaacactgaaagcagtAATACAGGCCTTCA GAGATTAAGACCTTCCAACATTACAAGAAGGAAATATCTTGTTTTAGCAGCGGCTGAAATCCTGTGGAGGGCTGGTGAGGAAAAACAAGCAACAGTTGTGAT AAGTTCAGGAAGAAATCATTTCACCCCAACTGGACACTACAAGTCTGAAGGACTGCTTGAAAAG ATAACATATTTCACAGTGGATAGCATCAAGGACCTGCAGTTGCTTCTTGAGCAGCACATTGAGCAG TTTGAGACTGGAGTGTTTGGCTGCATACTGCTGACCATATCTGCTATTCTCTCTCGATCGATTGAAAA AGTAAGAGAGGATATGGACGTGCCCACCACCACACTCATTGGAGCTCACGGCTACTGCACTCAG GAGCTGGTCAACCTGTTGCTCTGTGGGAGAGCGGTTTCCAATGTCTTTGACAATGACATGGAGTTAGACTCAGGCAATGGCAACATAACTCTTCTCAAGGGAATAAAAGGTCACTGTGACATCGGCTTTCTGTCCTTGTTTGAACACTATAACATCTGTAAG GTAGGAGCTTACCTTAAGACTCCACGTTACCCCATCTGGGTGGTGTGCAGTGAAAGCCACTTCAGTGTGCTGTTTGGCCTGCAGAGGGAGCTGTTGACCAGTCAAGACAAAAATCAGGAGTTTGACCTTTACTATTATGATGGATTGGCCAATCAACAAGAGGAGATCCGCCTCACTGTCT cttttggtAACTCTGCCGTGGTTTGGAAGGATGATGACACAGATCTCATTGCTCCACTGGAACACTGTATTCGAACAAG gTGGAACGATGCACTTGTGAATTGGAATGACACAGAGCCCATTCTCTGA
- the mindy4 gene encoding probable ubiquitin carboxyl-terminal hydrolase MINDY-4 isoform X1, with amino-acid sequence MAASVEEVSSSVVREYLSRKGLKKTIACMDEEHPRTEASINNRSRLRQILKIEGLYRKNKAQNSPLKTLLEIIVKYHIEDLKDDRIACPDSDCLYFHQTISSTAHSLAVTSTIMNDIKPNESAMPLVNYKHGKLRSDNEVCLSQSETNRISCHNLTGFCSYGSKDQKGQPLMFSLQEEENFSRREAEKPTPIKENTQRSRTNRIRRGMMAGPVVSTPQESHRKRQSRRLEVPTPLLRNEKDNKSLDEIMVTGLHQKSLESSLNEKSSVVFKGRSLELRNAPETIQIDNSFEKVGKNTAVTAKVRTWPTVAELSMNEMVLDDIDDDDDQQQDLHKVSIQRTVAEHSYIGCPMDQNTAMELKTVLLGSSLNCFSVEWRNQGFTFSETHDLRYGIVQKKGGPCGILASLQAFVLKKLLFENTESSNTGLQRLRPSNITRRKYLVLAAAEILWRAGEEKQATVVISSGRNHFTPTGHYKSEGLLEKITYFTVDSIKDLQLLLEQHIEQFETGVFGCILLTISAILSRSIEKVREDMDVPTTTLIGAHGYCTQELVNLLLCGRAVSNVFDNDMELDSGNGNITLLKGIKGHCDIGFLSLFEHYNICKVGAYLKTPRYPIWVVCSESHFSVLFGLQRELLTSQDKNQEFDLYYYDGLANQQEEIRLTVSFGNSAVVWKDDDTDLIAPLEHCIRTRWNDALVNWNDTEPIL; translated from the exons ATGGCCGCTTCGGTTGAAGAGGTGTCTTCGTCTGTTGTACGGGAATATCTAAGTCGGAAG GGACTCAAGAAGACGATTGCTTGTATGGACGAAGAGCATCCACGCACCGAGGCCAGTATCAACAACAGATCCCGGCTGAGGCAGATTCTTAAAATAGAGGGGCTTTATAGAAAGAATAAG GCTCAGAACTCACCCCTGAAGACATTACTAGAGATCATTGTAAAGTATCACATAGAGGACTTGAAGGATGACCGGATCGCGTGCCCTGATAGTGATTGTCTCTATTTCCATCAAACTATCAGCTCCACTGCTCATTCTCTGGCAGTAACATCAACAATTATGAATGACATAAAGCCAAATGAAAGCGCAATGCCTTTGGTTAATTACAAACACGGCAAACTAAG GTCTGATAATGAAGTTTGTCTGTCTCAATCTGAGACAAACAGAATATCCTGTCATAATCTAACAGGTTTCTGTTCATATGGCTCAAAAGACCAAAAGGGACAGCCACTGATGTTTTCCCTTCAGGAGGAGGAGAACTTTAGTAgaagagaggcagaaaaacCCACTCCGATCAAGGAGAACACCCAAAGAAGTAGAACTAATCGCATTAGACGTGGCATGATGGCTGGACCGGTAGTTAGTACACCTCAG GAATCCCACAGAAAAAGGCAGAGCCGAAGGTTAGAAGTGCCCACGCCGCTGctcagaaatgaaaaagacaacaaatcatTGGATGAGATTATGGTGACTGGTTTACATCAAAAAAGCTTAGAAAGCAGCCTAAATGAAAAAAGCTCTGTTGTGTTCAAAGGACGGAGCCTGGAGTTGCGAAATGCACCAGAGACAATACAGATTGACAACAGCTTtgaaaaagtgggaaaaaacaCAGCGGTAACAGCAAA AGTAAGGACTTGGCCCACTGTAGCTGAGTTGAGCATGAACGAAATGGTTTTAG ATGATattgacgatgatgatgatcagCAGCAAGATCTCCACAAAGTCTCCATTCAGAGAACCGTTGCAGAGCATAGTTATATAGGCTGCCCGATGGACCAGAACACTGCCATG gaATTGAAAACGGTCCTTCTTGGTTCCAGCCTGAATTGTTTCAGTGTTGAGTGGAGGAATCAGGGTTTCACATTCTCAGAAACACATGACCTGAGATATGGAATTGTGCAGAAAAAG GGTGGTCCTTGTGGGATTCTGGCATCCCTTCAAGCCTTTGTTCTAAAGAAACTTCTgtttgaaaacactgaaagcagtAATACAGGCCTTCA GAGATTAAGACCTTCCAACATTACAAGAAGGAAATATCTTGTTTTAGCAGCGGCTGAAATCCTGTGGAGGGCTGGTGAGGAAAAACAAGCAACAGTTGTGAT AAGTTCAGGAAGAAATCATTTCACCCCAACTGGACACTACAAGTCTGAAGGACTGCTTGAAAAG ATAACATATTTCACAGTGGATAGCATCAAGGACCTGCAGTTGCTTCTTGAGCAGCACATTGAGCAG TTTGAGACTGGAGTGTTTGGCTGCATACTGCTGACCATATCTGCTATTCTCTCTCGATCGATTGAAAA AGTAAGAGAGGATATGGACGTGCCCACCACCACACTCATTGGAGCTCACGGCTACTGCACTCAG GAGCTGGTCAACCTGTTGCTCTGTGGGAGAGCGGTTTCCAATGTCTTTGACAATGACATGGAGTTAGACTCAGGCAATGGCAACATAACTCTTCTCAAGGGAATAAAAGGTCACTGTGACATCGGCTTTCTGTCCTTGTTTGAACACTATAACATCTGTAAG GTAGGAGCTTACCTTAAGACTCCACGTTACCCCATCTGGGTGGTGTGCAGTGAAAGCCACTTCAGTGTGCTGTTTGGCCTGCAGAGGGAGCTGTTGACCAGTCAAGACAAAAATCAGGAGTTTGACCTTTACTATTATGATGGATTGGCCAATCAACAAGAGGAGATCCGCCTCACTGTCT cttttggtAACTCTGCCGTGGTTTGGAAGGATGATGACACAGATCTCATTGCTCCACTGGAACACTGTATTCGAACAAG gTGGAACGATGCACTTGTGAATTGGAATGACACAGAGCCCATTCTCTGA
- the alkal1 gene encoding ALK and LTK ligand 1 isoform X1, whose amino-acid sequence MQVERKWHILLTIFFLLITSGQCMDTKEVNQKERRTLLDLILQVIRDSQRRETPVSRRCNSGLFTSAQDMKFSSCEKPLYVPRLDNSRPVEIVPRDVNMKGKFIQHFTAGPVKFSSECRTHFHRLYHNTRDCSRPAYYKRCARLLTRLAMSPLCMQS is encoded by the exons ATGCAGGTGGAGAGGAAATGGCACATATTATTGACTATCTTCTTTCTGCTCATCACCTCGGGCCAGTGCATGGACACCAAGGAAGTCAaccagaaagaaagaaggaccTTGTTGGATCTTATCTTACAGGTTATCAGAGACAGCCAGCGACGGGAAACACCCGTGTCCAGGCGCTGTAACAGTGGCCTCTTCACTTCAGCCCAAGACATGAAGTTCTCCTCCTGTGAAAAGCCTTTGTATGTTCCTAGGCTGGATAACAGTAGACCCGTAG AAATTGTTCCTAGAGATGTAAACATGAAAGGCAAATTCATTCAGCATTTCACAG CAGGACCAGTCAAGTTCTCTTCGGAGTGCAGAACACACTTTCACAGACTTTATCACAACACAAGGGATTGTTCAAGACCAGCAT attacAAAAGATGTGCGAGATTGCTAACACGGTTAGCAATGAGTCCACTCTGCATGCAATCGTAG